The DNA region GTGGATCACCGTCAAAGATGAACTCGGACTCGAACTGCTCGACGCCGGGGCCTCACGTGCATTCGCCGTGGCGGACCATCAGTTCGCCCACGTTTACCTCAACGACCACTCGCTCACCGACGCCGTGCGCACGCTCCTCGAGCGCACACCGGGCATTGCCAGTGTGGTCACTCCGGAGGAACTCGGCTGGCCTGCAGACAGCACCGCCGCAGATCGCGCGGGCGACCTCATCGCCATCGCCGAGGCCGGTTCCTGGTTCACCTACTACTACTGGGTCGACGACGCGCTCGCGCCGGATTTTGCCCGTACCATCGACATCCACCGCAAGCCCGGCTACGACCCCGCGGAACTTTTCATCGATCCGGAGCTCAAGTTCCCTGCGCTCAAGATCGCCAAGTTCCTAGCCAAGAAAAAGCTCGGCCTGCGCGGACTGCTCGACGTGATCCCACTCGACGCCTCACTCGTCAAAGGCAGCCACGGCCGCATCGACGTCCCGGAACACCACCGCCCCGTCTTCATCGGCCTCAACAGCAAAAAAATCACCGCCGACACAGACGTGCAGGCGGCGATTTTGGAAACGCTGGGCTAACCGAGAAATAGGTCCTATACGACTCATAGGACCTATCGATAAATTTAAGCCTTTTCCGGAGGGTCCACCCACTTCCCGTGTTCGCGGATGAGGTCGATCAGGCGATCCACCGCCTCATCCTGCGGGATGTTGAACTTCACCGCGGTTTTGCCCACGTAGAGGTTGATCTTGTTTGGAGCGCCCCCGACGTAGCCGAAGTCGGCGTCCGCCATTTCACCCGGACCATTCACGATGCAGCCCATCACAGCGATGCGCACACCTTTAAGGTGACCAGTCGCTTCGCGGATCTTCTGGGTTGTGGTTTGCAGGTTGAAGAGCGTACGGCCACAGCTCGGGCACGCCACGTAGTCAGTCTTGAAAATGCGGGCTCCAGCGGCTTGCAGAATGTTGTAAGCCAAGCGCAATGACGCGCCGGTTCCCGGCTCGCCACGCACCAACACCGCATCACCGATGCCGTCACAAAGCAGCGCACCCATCCGGGTAGATGCACGCAACATCGTATCAAGGAAGTCCGGAGCACCGGTCTCGCTCACCGCCTGATAGTTCAGCGTGTCCTTGAGCAACACAGGGTGACGCTCGTCCACGCGGTCAGCCAGCAAGCGGAATGCCGGGATCGCGCGCATATCCACATCGTCGCGCACCGTCACCAGCACCGATTCCTCCAGGGCGTTCACTTTCTCCACCTCGTCGTCGTCCCGTGGATCGATCTCCACCACGCCGGAATCTTCGTACACGATCTCCGGCTGGAACTCGCCCAGATCTTCGATCCGGTCTTTCACCTGGTCGTAGCGGTCCTCGGTCGTGACCACGCGCACGAGCTCGCCGCCACCGGTTGGGATTCCACCAATCTCGATCTTGTCAGACGCGCGGCGGCGGTACTCGAATGGGTTGAAAGCCACCTCAGTGCTCGCGCCCTCGGTCGACTCTTCCTGCAGCTCGTTGTAGTGGGCGGCAATCGCACGCGCCACCGGAATCTCGTGGATCGCATCTTCGGTCAACGACACGCGGATGGTGTCGCCGATTCCATCTTCCAACAACGAACCAATACCGATCGCGCTCTTGATACGCCCGTCTTCGCCGTCACCGGCTTCGGTCACTCCGAGGTGGATTGGATAGTTCCAGTCGTCGCCCTGCGCGTCGAGGTGCGAAACCAACAAGCGGTACGCCTCGATCATGACCTTCGGGTTACTCGCCTTCATCGAGAAGACAAAGCTGTGGTAGTCGTGCTTGCGTGCGATGCGGGCAAACTCGAGCGCGCTCTCAACCATACCCAGCGGGGTATCGCCGTAGCGGTTCATGATGCGGTCGGAAAGCGACCCGTGGTTGGTGCCAATGCGCATCGCCACGCCGCGTTCCTTGCACTCGACCACCAGCGGAGCGAACTGCTCCTCGATCCGGGCCAGCTCGTCGGCGTATTCCTCGTCGCTGTACTCGATCACCGCGAACTTCTTCTTGTCCGCGTAGTTGCCTGGGTTGACCCGCACTTTGTCCACCCACTTCACCGCTTCGAGCGCGGCATCGGGCTTGAAGTGAATGTCCGCCACAATCGGGACCTCGCAGCCCTGCGCACGCACCTGGCCCACAATGTTCTCCAGGTTCGCCGCGTGGCGTTTGGTCTGCGCCGTGATCCGCACTACCTCGCAGCCGGCCTCGGCCAGCTCCAGCACCTGTGCCACTGAGGCTTCGGTGTCCAGGGTATCGGACGTGATCATCGACTGGATGCGGATCGGATTGTCTCCGCCCACACCGACTCCCCCCACCATGACCTCACGGGTCTTGCGGCGGTTGTAGCGGTATGGGTTTTGCCAAGGTGCGCGGATAGCGGACGATTCGGTGCTCATGCGGTCAATCGGTCGAGAATTTCAGGTCGGAAAGTGTTACTGGGCGGCTGCCTCGGAGGGAGCTTCTTCGACTCCCTCAGGCTGAGGGAACACGAGCGGCTCCCTCGTTCCACCACCAAAGAACGACTTGGTGTCGAGAATGGTCAGGTAGGCCATCAAACTCAGAAGAGCAATGGCAAATCCTGTTTGTACCACTTCCAGCACGCGGCCGGACATCGGCTTTTTGCGGATCCACTCGCCGATCGCCATCACGATGTGCCCACCATCGAGCACTGGCAGCGGCATCATATTGAGAATCGCCAGGTTCACGTTGATCAACACAGCCAACGCCAACGCCTTCATCCAGCCATCATCGGAAAGCATCGCGTAAAAGCCCCGTCCGATCGCCACCGGACCGCCCATGTCTTTCACCCCCACATCCGAGGTCGGCGACAACAGCGCCCCGAACATCTTGAAGATCGCCGTGGCACTACGCGAAATCTGCGAGCCAACCGACGGATGCTCGATCGTCCTTTCACCAGCGCCCCAGCCCAAGCCAAGCATGTAGCGCTCGGTCAGCACCTCAGGCGACAATGGCTGCTGCGGCGTCACCTTCAAAGTCTGCAACACCACGCCCTCGTTCTGTGGCAATTTGCGGCTCACCGTAATGGTCAGCTCTTTGCCTTCGCTCTCGTCGACGAATGGAGTCACTTGGTACGAGTACTCAATCGGCTGGTCATTCACCGCCACCACCCGGTCGCCCGCAAGCATTCCCGCGCGCTCGGCCGGTCCACCCTTGGTCACACCGGCCACCACGGCTTCCACCGCGCCGTCGATCTCCAATCGACGCACCATCCCGCGGTCGAACCATCCGCTCTTTTCCTTCTCCGCCACTGGCACGGTTCGCACCACCGGCTCGGTCTGGCCGACTGGAATCACGGTCACATCGACAGTAGGTCCTTCACTGAAGGCCACCTCGCTCATCACACCACCGGCGGAGGCATACCACCCGTCCACCGGCGTGTCGTTGATCTTCAAAATCTTGTCGCCACGCTGCATTCCGGCCTCTTCTGCCCCTGAATCCTCAGCCACCCAGCCGACCGTCGTGGTCTTTTCCGCGGTGTACATCGGCGTTCCCACCAGGTTCACAATCACCGCCAGCACCACAGCCAACAGCAAACTGAACAAAGGCCCGGCAAACGCCACGATAATCTTGTCCAGCGGCGAAATCTTCGGCAACGCATCGCGCTGAGAGGCATCCCCACCCTCGATGGTCTCCATTGGCGCCATCTGCGGCAACGCCACAAAGCCACCCGCCGGAATCCAACCAAGCCCCCACTTCACACCGTTCACTTCCTTGTGCCACAGCGGCTTGCCGAACCAAATCTGGAACCGGTCCACCTTCAACCCACGCCACTTCGCCGCCCAATAATGACCCAGCTCGTGAACCACGATCATTAGGTTGAACAACAAAACCACTTCAAAAATCGTCAGCGCAACCTTTCCAATTGAGATCAATGCATCCATACGGCTTGGAACTTCGCCTATCGTCCCCAGCGATGAAAGGAGAAAAGTGCCGCATCGCCGATGTCTCGTGAGGTATTTTCCCCACCGATTCCGCGATCAGCTGGTTTTCAACACCACCGCTCCCAATCCCCCGACCGCGCATTCTCCTCGTCTGCGGAGAATAGCCCCTCGGGCAGATGCCGCCGATCCGGTAATCTTTGCAAAAACACGCCCGCTCCCCGTGCGGAGACTCACTTCTTCCGCGTCCAACGCACTTTCACGGTGCCTGCATCTTCTACCGATTTCCCCTCGTTGTCCTCCAATGCGAAATCGACTCCGTTGTCGACCCGCTTGATCCGGATCGTCCCGCCGCCCAAGGCAACCTCTTCGAGTTTGTGCCAATCGGTGTCAGCATCCAACCCCAACAACGGCCCCATATCCTGGCTTCGCTCATCCCCTTCGGATTTAATGGTGATCTCAGTCCCCTTGACTAGGAATGTCGCCTCCTCGTCGCCCGGTCCCATTTTCGCAAGCCAGCCCCCATCGTCTTGCTTGGTGAAATGCATCGGCTGACCGGCCTCTGGAGCCTGAACCGTGAACGACGACACATCCGCCGGCACAATGTTGAGAATAATCACGAGAATCAGCGAAAACAGAGAAGTAGCCATAGCGCGGCACGTTTACACAGACTCGCTAGATCCATCCATCAAAAAACCAGCATAATCCCAACCCATCCTTAGCTAGGGCACACTGGGATCACACGGCGTCGCACCGACGGCAGGAAGGCTCACGCAAAGCCCCAAAGATCCCAAAGGAAAGCCTGCTCCGGCGACGAGGGTGGGAACGGCGGTCACCGGTGGTCGCTTTTTTTTCCGCAGATTACAGGATTGAGGGGATTTGAAGTGGATTGGGGTAAGTCACTCAGTATGACTTGAACCGCTCTCTATCCCGCGGCCGCGGGATAGCTCCATCGCATCCCGTCCGTCCACCATTCCACGATGGACCAACGACACTCCTGTCGTTGCTAGCAAAGCCCCGTCATCAGCTCGCGCCCCGGGACCGCCGTGAATCAAGCGCAGTGAATTCGATCAGGATTTGGATTGGGATAAAGATACAGCCCCTCGAACTATGCACGCGCAGCGCTGATAGGGGTAGGGACGGCTCATTGGCTTGCGCCGCCTCTCCCTCCGAACAGTGGGGCGGACCTCCCGCGCGCGCACGCTAATCCTCACAGCCCCAACTTACCACGCACGTCCTCCGCGCTCATCCCCGCCTCGCGCAGCGACCGGATCGACCGTGCGTCATCGCGCTTCGCAAGCCGTTTACCGGACTCGTCACAGATCAACCGATGGTGCTCCCACTCGGGAACCGGCAGCCCCAACAACTGCTGCAACAAGCGGTGGATGTGCGTCGACTCAAACAAATCCTCACCGCGCGTCACCAGGGTCACCCCTTGCGCCGCATCGTCCACCACCACCGACAAGTGATAGCTCGTGCCCGCATCCTTGCGCGCCAATATCACATCGCCAAACATCTCAGGCCGCGCCACTTGCTCGCCACGCGCCCGGTCCACCCAGCGCAACTCACCAGCCAGATCCACCGCCTTGGCCATGTCCAGCCGCCACGACACCAGGTCCTCAGCAGTGACCGCCATCCGCGCCGCCCTATCATCCGCACTCAACTGCCGACAAGTCCCAGGATAATGCGCGCCATCCGGCCCGTGCGGAGCCGACGGCATGGCCGCAATTTCCTCGCGGATCTCACGCCGCGTGCAAAAACACGGGTAGAGCACGCCCAACGCATCGAGCTGCGCCAACGCATCGCGGTACGCATCCATCCGCTGCAACTGCGGCGTCACTTCCTCGTCCCAGTCCAGCCCTAGCCACCGCAAATCCTCGTAGACCGCGTCATAATATTCAGGCCGCACGCGACTGGCATCAATGTCCTCCATCCGCAAAAAGAACCGCCCGCCCACACGCCGCGCCCGCTCATGCGCGAAAATCGCCGCATACGCGTGCCCCAGGTGCAACCACCCGGTCGGACTCGGTGCAAATCGTGTGACTTCACTCATGTAGCGGAGGGTTCCGTTTTCTTCTTAGACAGGATTCACATGATGCACATGATTGATCGCTGTCGCGATGATTTCCCTACCTCCCCAAACGAGGAAATGCAACTCAACCGCCAAGGCAACGGTTCAATCGGCTTAATCGTGTTGTGTGGCATGGTCTACTCCTTCCCCGAAGGGGAAATGCAAACCAGCCCAGGGTGACGGGAGCCTCCGGCGACCTCACCCTGGGATTCCCCGCAACCCAATTCACCCGGCCGAGCCTACGACTCCGCAAAAACACATCACTCACCCGACGGCCGCTCAACACGCACCGTCACGCCCCCACCCCAAATCATGTGCATCATGTGAATCCTGTCTAAGAAGAAAACTACCCCTCCGACGCCTCATGCGCGGCGACGATTTCCAACACATCACCGCCAAACTTCTGCGCCTTCGCCGGCCCCACCCCGGAAATTTCCAGCAACTCGTCATCGCTCTCCGGCTTTGCCGCCGCAATCAGCTGCAAGGTTCGGTTCCCGAAAACCACATAACTCGGCACGTTGTCGAACTTGGCGCGCACATTCCGCCACTGCTTGAGCTTCTCCAGCAACACACGGTCACAATCAACCGGCGGCTCGCTGTCGCCGCCACGCCCGCCGCTGGCAAACCCAGTCACCTTCGGCCACACCATGGAGAACTCACTCCCATTCGTCATCACGTCCGCCCCCTCGGGCGTCAGTGTGATCAGCGGATAATCCCCCATCTCCGTCCTGAGCAGGCCCGCGCGTTCCATGCTCGTCAGCAACCGCCGCACGTAATCCGCTCCATATTCCTTGAGAATGCCATAGGTCGACAGCTCATCGAGCCCGGCACTGAGGATGTCCTTCGCCCTGCTGCCGACCAACATATTCACCACCTTGCCGCGGCCAAAACGCGCCACCCACCCGCCGTCACGCTTCCAGCTCATCCGCGCCACGCCGGCCAATGC from Sulfuriroseicoccus oceanibius includes:
- the ispG gene encoding (E)-4-hydroxy-3-methylbut-2-enyl-diphosphate synthase, whose translation is MSTESSAIRAPWQNPYRYNRRKTREVMVGGVGVGGDNPIRIQSMITSDTLDTEASVAQVLELAEAGCEVVRITAQTKRHAANLENIVGQVRAQGCEVPIVADIHFKPDAALEAVKWVDKVRVNPGNYADKKKFAVIEYSDEEYADELARIEEQFAPLVVECKERGVAMRIGTNHGSLSDRIMNRYGDTPLGMVESALEFARIARKHDYHSFVFSMKASNPKVMIEAYRLLVSHLDAQGDDWNYPIHLGVTEAGDGEDGRIKSAIGIGSLLEDGIGDTIRVSLTEDAIHEIPVARAIAAHYNELQEESTEGASTEVAFNPFEYRRRASDKIEIGGIPTGGGELVRVVTTEDRYDQVKDRIEDLGEFQPEIVYEDSGVVEIDPRDDDEVEKVNALEESVLVTVRDDVDMRAIPAFRLLADRVDERHPVLLKDTLNYQAVSETGAPDFLDTMLRASTRMGALLCDGIGDAVLVRGEPGTGASLRLAYNILQAAGARIFKTDYVACPSCGRTLFNLQTTTQKIREATGHLKGVRIAVMGCIVNGPGEMADADFGYVGGAPNKINLYVGKTAVKFNIPQDEAVDRLIDLIREHGKWVDPPEKA
- the gluQRS gene encoding tRNA glutamyl-Q(34) synthetase GluQRS, translated to MSEVTRFAPSPTGWLHLGHAYAAIFAHERARRVGGRFFLRMEDIDASRVRPEYYDAVYEDLRWLGLDWDEEVTPQLQRMDAYRDALAQLDALGVLYPCFCTRREIREEIAAMPSAPHGPDGAHYPGTCRQLSADDRAARMAVTAEDLVSWRLDMAKAVDLAGELRWVDRARGEQVARPEMFGDVILARKDAGTSYHLSVVVDDAAQGVTLVTRGEDLFESTHIHRLLQQLLGLPVPEWEHHRLICDESGKRLAKRDDARSIRSLREAGMSAEDVRGKLGL
- the rseP gene encoding RIP metalloprotease RseP, whose translation is MDALISIGKVALTIFEVVLLFNLMIVVHELGHYWAAKWRGLKVDRFQIWFGKPLWHKEVNGVKWGLGWIPAGGFVALPQMAPMETIEGGDASQRDALPKISPLDKIIVAFAGPLFSLLLAVVLAVIVNLVGTPMYTAEKTTTVGWVAEDSGAEEAGMQRGDKILKINDTPVDGWYASAGGVMSEVAFSEGPTVDVTVIPVGQTEPVVRTVPVAEKEKSGWFDRGMVRRLEIDGAVEAVVAGVTKGGPAERAGMLAGDRVVAVNDQPIEYSYQVTPFVDESEGKELTITVSRKLPQNEGVVLQTLKVTPQQPLSPEVLTERYMLGLGWGAGERTIEHPSVGSQISRSATAIFKMFGALLSPTSDVGVKDMGGPVAIGRGFYAMLSDDGWMKALALAVLINVNLAILNMMPLPVLDGGHIVMAIGEWIRKKPMSGRVLEVVQTGFAIALLSLMAYLTILDTKSFFGGGTREPLVFPQPEGVEEAPSEAAAQ